The proteins below come from a single Methyloprofundus sedimenti genomic window:
- the truA gene encoding tRNA pseudouridine(38-40) synthase TruA: MQRIVLGVEYDGSAFFGWQWQEGGLRTVQDAVQHAASKVADHAVTIICTGRTDTGVHALEQVVHFDTHAERSHRSWLLGINANLPDDVRVIWVRAAVDDFHARYSAIARFYRYIILNRPTRSALQRDRVTWCQHHLDAERMHQAAQALVGTHDFTSFRALKCQSVSPMRLMHFVEVYRQDEQVIMDISANAFLHHMVRNIAGVLMSIGSGDKPIQWTQELLTCKNRQIGGVTAPPHGLYLGGVYYPEKYCLPKHIIFNKLPANAQRFQHET; this comes from the coding sequence ATGCAGCGTATTGTTTTAGGGGTGGAGTATGATGGCAGTGCCTTTTTTGGCTGGCAATGGCAGGAAGGCGGTTTGCGGACAGTGCAGGATGCTGTGCAGCATGCCGCATCCAAAGTTGCCGATCATGCAGTAACAATAATTTGTACGGGCCGTACCGACACAGGCGTACATGCTTTAGAGCAGGTAGTGCATTTTGATACCCATGCAGAACGCAGTCATCGTTCCTGGTTATTAGGGATTAATGCCAACTTGCCAGATGATGTACGTGTGATCTGGGTGCGAGCAGCAGTGGACGATTTTCATGCACGTTACAGTGCTATAGCAAGATTTTACCGTTATATTATTCTTAATCGACCGACTAGGTCAGCCTTGCAACGCGATCGCGTCACCTGGTGTCAGCACCACCTCGATGCAGAGCGAATGCATCAAGCGGCTCAGGCATTAGTAGGAACCCATGATTTCACTTCATTTAGAGCCCTTAAGTGTCAATCAGTGAGTCCTATGCGCCTGATGCATTTTGTTGAAGTTTATCGACAGGATGAGCAAGTGATTATGGATATATCCGCTAATGCATTTTTACATCATATGGTACGTAATATTGCCGGTGTTTTAATGTCCATAGGTTCCGGTGATAAGCCTATACAATGGACACAAGAATTACTAACATGTAAAAATAGACAGATCGGAGGGGTCACTGCACCTCCACATGGCTTGTATTTAGGCGGTGTATATTATCCGGAAAAATACTGCCTGCCTAAACACATAATTTTTAATAAATTACCTGCCAATGCGCAGCGCTTCCAACATGAGACCTAA
- a CDS encoding DUF2959 domain-containing protein: MSKYTHSRSLFSFRGLTERSVKLLSRFVAYNFQHVYYRTKESFGQHKRDLVVIRVEDASESLQETKVQFLDALERFKSVVNVKSGSLEDKYKLLKQQFDFCNMRSEIVNNKIQAIEEVSDALFKEWEAELNLYTNRSLRGQSRQQLKLSKQHYSRLIKAMLKAEQKIQPVLGAFRDQVLFLKHNLNANAIAALQQEFSEICFDISQLIQAMERSIAEANHYVHVLVEHKNQPSLPAAK, encoded by the coding sequence ATGTCTAAATATACTCATTCCCGTTCTTTATTTTCATTTAGAGGCTTAACGGAGCGATCTGTTAAATTACTCTCGCGTTTTGTGGCCTATAATTTTCAGCATGTTTATTACCGTACCAAGGAATCTTTTGGTCAGCATAAACGTGATCTTGTCGTAATACGCGTAGAAGATGCCAGTGAAAGTCTGCAAGAAACAAAAGTACAATTTTTAGATGCCTTAGAGCGTTTTAAATCAGTGGTTAATGTTAAGTCAGGTAGTCTGGAAGATAAATATAAACTATTAAAGCAACAATTTGATTTTTGTAATATGCGCTCGGAAATTGTAAACAACAAAATTCAAGCTATTGAGGAAGTAAGTGATGCATTATTCAAGGAATGGGAAGCAGAATTAAATTTATATACTAATCGATCTTTACGCGGACAGAGCAGGCAGCAATTAAAATTATCCAAACAACATTACTCACGATTAATCAAAGCAATGTTAAAAGCTGAACAAAAAATACAGCCTGTCTTAGGTGCTTTCAGAGATCAGGTACTGTTTTTAAAGCACAATCTTAACGCTAATGCTATTGCCGCCTTGCAGCAGGAATTTTCAGAAATTTGTTTTGATATTTCTCAATTAATACAGGCCATGGAAAGATCCATAGCGGAAGCAAACCACTATGTACATGTGCTTGTTGAACACAAGAATCAACCAAGCTTACCCGCTGCAAAATAA
- a CDS encoding amino acid kinase family protein, whose translation MIVVKLGGSLLSHTELAQFLQLAKQHGKGQVVIVPGGGVFADQVRITQQQWQYNDRTAHYMAILAMQQMALLFQGLCADLVIVNNVEMIRSSMQQNVVIWSPLSSELDAAGIPANWDITSDTLAAWLAVQLAIDHLILVKSADFSANSTLQHLSTFGIIDDAFVDFVRKHTLTIECISYHQISNFSASLKKHV comes from the coding sequence ATGATCGTGGTAAAATTAGGCGGCAGTTTATTGTCGCATACAGAACTTGCTCAATTTCTGCAACTAGCGAAACAACATGGTAAAGGGCAGGTTGTTATTGTTCCTGGTGGGGGGGTATTTGCTGATCAAGTGCGCATAACGCAACAACAATGGCAGTATAATGACAGGACTGCACACTATATGGCAATCCTGGCGATGCAGCAAATGGCTTTATTGTTTCAAGGATTATGTGCTGATTTAGTTATTGTAAACAATGTTGAAATGATTCGATCTAGCATGCAGCAGAATGTGGTAATCTGGTCACCTTTGAGCAGTGAATTAGATGCTGCAGGTATTCCAGCAAACTGGGATATCACTTCTGACACCCTTGCAGCCTGGTTAGCCGTACAGTTAGCTATAGATCATTTAATTTTGGTTAAATCGGCTGACTTTTCAGCTAATAGTACGTTACAACATTTATCTACTTTCGGTATAATCGATGATGCGTTTGTCGACTTCGTGCGCAAGCATACTCTAACTATAGAATGTATTTCGTATCACCAAATATCTAATTTTTCCGCTAGCTTAAAAAAGCATGTCTAA
- the pabB gene encoding aminodeoxychorismate synthase component I, with protein sequence MSTPCSNSQLYALPYLSDSTRLFSSVADQEWAVFLDSGSAEKRQGRYDIFATQPVCTLLTKGKQTLITKAGKSSISKLDPFTLVKQQLPLQQAFPEVPFNGGAIGYFAYDLARNLETLPEIAQDAEHTPDMAIGIYQWAVVVDHRQKRSYLVGSADSTEHWQALIQQFSQYPEERTILNFQVTGEIQSNMTMESYKQAFAKIKNYLKEGDCYQVNLAQRFVTTCQGDPWDAYCQLRQINSAPFSAYLNVPGVQLLSSSPERFLKVSAGKVETKPIKGTRPRKENVLANQQQIEDLLISPKDRAENVMIVDLLRNDISKNCLPGSVKVPKLFALESYATVHHLVSTISGQLAANSHALDLLRSCFPGGSITGAPKIRAMEIIEELEPHRRGIYCGSIAYIGFDGNMDSNITIRTLVHSDNTIRFWAGGGIVNDSEVEAEYQESFDKAAVLLNLLQQMQVS encoded by the coding sequence ATGTCTACGCCCTGTTCAAATTCCCAGCTTTATGCTTTACCTTATTTATCAGATAGTACACGATTATTTTCCAGTGTAGCAGATCAAGAATGGGCTGTTTTTTTAGATAGCGGTTCAGCAGAAAAACGCCAGGGGCGTTATGATATTTTTGCAACCCAGCCTGTCTGCACCTTACTTACAAAAGGCAAACAAACCCTGATAACCAAAGCAGGGAAAAGCAGTATATCGAAACTAGACCCTTTTACCCTGGTTAAGCAACAATTACCTTTGCAGCAAGCATTTCCCGAAGTTCCTTTCAATGGTGGGGCAATCGGCTACTTTGCCTATGATTTAGCAAGGAATTTAGAAACACTACCTGAAATTGCACAAGATGCCGAACATACGCCGGATATGGCTATTGGAATCTACCAATGGGCCGTAGTGGTTGATCACCGGCAAAAACGAAGTTATTTAGTTGGAAGCGCTGATAGTACAGAGCATTGGCAAGCCTTAATACAGCAGTTTAGCCAGTACCCTGAAGAACGAACTATACTGAATTTTCAGGTCACTGGCGAGATTCAATCGAATATGACTATGGAAAGTTATAAGCAGGCATTTGCTAAAATTAAAAATTATTTAAAAGAAGGGGATTGTTATCAGGTAAATTTGGCACAACGGTTTGTAACTACATGCCAGGGCGACCCATGGGATGCTTATTGCCAATTACGACAAATAAACTCGGCTCCTTTTAGTGCTTATTTAAATGTCCCTGGTGTGCAGCTATTGAGTTCATCTCCGGAACGATTTTTAAAAGTTTCCGCTGGCAAGGTAGAGACAAAGCCTATTAAAGGCACCCGCCCGCGAAAAGAAAATGTATTAGCCAATCAACAGCAAATTGAAGATTTGCTAATCAGTCCTAAAGATCGTGCCGAGAATGTCATGATTGTTGACTTATTACGCAATGATATCAGCAAAAACTGCCTACCTGGTTCAGTTAAAGTACCTAAATTATTTGCTCTGGAAAGTTATGCGACAGTGCATCATTTAGTGAGTACTATTTCTGGCCAGTTAGCCGCAAATAGCCATGCACTGGATTTATTACGCAGCTGTTTTCCGGGTGGGTCTATCACTGGAGCGCCGAAAATTCGAGCTATGGAAATTATTGAGGAGCTAGAGCCGCATCGGCGTGGTATTTATTGTGGCTCTATTGCTTATATTGGATTTGATGGCAATATGGATAGCAATATCACTATCCGTACTTTAGTGCACTCAGACAATACTATACGCTTTTGGGCTGGTGGCGGCATCGTGAATGATTCAGAAGTTGAAGCAGAATATCAGGAAAGTTTTGATAAAGCCGCTGTCTTATTAAATCTGCTGCAACAAATGCAAGTCTCATGA
- a CDS encoding hydantoinase/oxoprolinase family protein — protein MQADIAPTDIVGWDIGGAHLKASWLSAEGQVMAVYQEPCPLWQGLEKLEYALTNILARVPHQLTLHVITMSGELVDLFSNRAEGVAKIIDLTQQVLKQQTLLVYAGQLGFISAQQVTPEYIDKIASANWLASATYAARQQEQGLLVDIGSTTTDILLFHNKQLDVLGYTDFQRLSSGELVYTGIVRTAVMAVTQSVYFAGKEVGVMSEYFATMADVYRLTNELDERHDQSDTADGHAKTVQASTRRLARMVGCDVEDFPAAQWLQLAYAIREQQLCRIQSACEQQLLRTDHTINKRIIGAGVGRFLAREIASRLGIEYRDFNTLFLTTAQKTAMQIADCAPAVAVAYLAIEGACKSNIC, from the coding sequence ATGCAAGCTGATATAGCACCAACCGATATTGTCGGTTGGGATATAGGTGGTGCCCACCTGAAGGCCTCCTGGCTCAGCGCGGAGGGTCAGGTAATGGCCGTTTATCAGGAGCCATGTCCTTTGTGGCAGGGTCTGGAAAAATTAGAATATGCACTGACAAATATTCTTGCTAGAGTACCGCATCAACTAACCCTGCATGTAATCACAATGTCCGGGGAATTAGTTGATTTATTTTCCAATAGAGCAGAGGGTGTTGCTAAAATAATCGACCTTACTCAGCAGGTATTGAAACAGCAAACACTGCTAGTTTATGCAGGACAGTTGGGTTTTATTTCTGCACAACAAGTCACACCAGAATACATTGATAAGATAGCTTCTGCTAACTGGCTAGCGAGTGCTACCTATGCGGCCCGGCAACAAGAGCAGGGGCTCTTGGTCGATATTGGGAGTACCACGACAGATATATTGTTATTTCATAACAAGCAGCTTGATGTTTTAGGCTATACAGATTTTCAACGTTTAAGTTCTGGTGAGTTAGTCTATACAGGAATTGTAAGAACTGCAGTAATGGCTGTTACCCAATCAGTTTATTTTGCGGGCAAAGAAGTCGGCGTCATGAGTGAATATTTTGCAACCATGGCTGATGTATACAGGCTGACAAATGAACTTGATGAGCGACATGACCAAAGTGATACTGCTGATGGTCATGCTAAAACAGTGCAGGCTAGTACTCGGCGTTTAGCGCGTATGGTTGGCTGTGATGTAGAAGATTTTCCAGCAGCGCAATGGCTGCAACTGGCTTATGCTATTCGAGAGCAACAGCTTTGCAGAATACAGTCAGCCTGTGAACAACAATTACTACGTACAGATCATACTATTAACAAACGGATTATTGGCGCCGGCGTTGGGCGTTTTTTAGCCCGGGAAATTGCGTCTAGACTGGGTATTGAATACCGCGACTTTAATACACTATTTCTTACCACTGCACAAAAAACAGCCATGCAGATTGCCGATTGTGCTCCGGCAGTTGCGGTAGCTTATTTAGCTATAGAGGGTGCTTGTAAAAGTAATATTTGTTAA
- a CDS encoding ATP-grasp domain-containing protein, whose product MRLLVFEFITGGGFINQPLPASLLQEGYLMRNALIDDLCTIADLNLLVLQDQRLDLNLENQAAGIEYVMMSQEEGLQTLLFRRQSEYDAVWLIAPETDGILAQWCRFFGKQGKFLYTSAHQAVEICQDKLMTTKLLQNAGIACVSSCLYDSSQAQRQGSWVIKSNDSAGCDQVYQIHSSDDWQNVVPRLLAEKSYIIQPYISGKSLSLSCLFYQRKAYFICCNEQHTHSEQQQIILSACTVNINNKNNQCYQLLCQQIATAIPQLFGYVGIDFIETETGENLILEINPRLTTSYAGINEALGVNVAELVLNLSGKPPLLNKIRSQQVLVSIDQGNADAS is encoded by the coding sequence ATGCGTTTATTGGTTTTTGAATTTATTACGGGCGGGGGCTTTATAAACCAACCCTTACCCGCATCATTATTGCAGGAAGGGTATTTAATGCGCAATGCTCTAATTGACGATTTATGCACAATAGCAGATTTGAATTTATTGGTGTTACAGGATCAGCGACTTGATTTAAACCTTGAAAACCAAGCGGCAGGTATTGAATATGTAATGATGAGTCAGGAAGAGGGCTTACAAACGTTGCTCTTCAGAAGGCAATCTGAATACGATGCCGTCTGGTTAATTGCGCCTGAAACAGATGGCATTCTTGCGCAATGGTGCCGGTTTTTCGGTAAACAAGGAAAATTTTTATATACTTCCGCACACCAGGCCGTGGAAATATGCCAAGATAAGTTAATGACCACAAAATTATTACAAAATGCTGGTATAGCTTGTGTATCTAGTTGTTTATATGATTCTTCACAAGCACAACGACAAGGAAGCTGGGTCATTAAATCAAACGATTCGGCGGGTTGTGATCAAGTTTATCAAATACATTCCTCTGATGACTGGCAAAACGTTGTACCTAGACTGCTAGCTGAAAAGTCCTATATTATTCAGCCTTATATATCGGGTAAATCACTCAGTTTATCTTGCCTGTTTTACCAGAGAAAAGCCTATTTTATTTGTTGTAATGAGCAGCATACCCATAGTGAACAACAGCAAATTATATTATCTGCTTGTACAGTAAATATTAACAACAAAAATAATCAATGCTATCAATTACTTTGTCAGCAGATAGCGACAGCAATTCCACAATTATTTGGCTATGTGGGTATAGATTTTATAGAAACGGAAACAGGCGAAAACTTGATTTTAGAAATAAACCCACGCTTAACCACTTCTTATGCGGGCATTAATGAAGCTTTAGGGGTTAATGTCGCAGAACTGGTTTTAAATTTATCTGGCAAGCCCCCGCTACTGAATAAAATTAGAAGCCAGCAAGTGCTAGTGAGTATTGATCAAGGAAATGCAGATGCAAGCTGA
- a CDS encoding HisA/HisF-related TIM barrel protein translates to MQIIPVIDIKAGQVVLARQGQRHNYQPLSTPLCRSSQIDDVLDAYLNVSSFTSIYIADLDALMNAGNNHALINSLFSRYPYLNFIIDSGSAKPLYRPPHTQQFTPVIATESIVKQDLAKLKQDSDNFILSLDFSAQDTQMGERHLYKSPDLWPKRLILMTLGLVGKNSGPDLIKLADYHHNYPEHDFIAAGGVRHVKDLLQLKKIGIEIALVASALHNRSLTSRDIEQLN, encoded by the coding sequence ATGCAAATTATTCCTGTCATTGATATAAAAGCTGGCCAGGTCGTACTTGCCAGACAAGGCCAAAGACACAACTATCAACCACTCTCGACTCCACTTTGCCGCTCCAGTCAAATAGACGATGTACTTGATGCTTATTTAAATGTCTCTTCATTTACCAGCATCTATATTGCTGACCTTGATGCATTAATGAATGCTGGCAATAATCACGCCTTAATCAATTCACTATTCAGCCGTTACCCTTATTTAAACTTTATTATTGATAGCGGCTCGGCTAAGCCGCTTTACAGGCCCCCACATACACAACAATTTACGCCTGTTATTGCTACGGAATCAATAGTAAAACAGGATTTAGCTAAATTAAAACAAGACTCAGATAACTTCATCCTATCCCTTGATTTTTCAGCTCAGGACACGCAAATGGGCGAACGTCATTTGTATAAATCACCAGATTTATGGCCTAAACGACTAATTCTTATGACCCTGGGGCTAGTAGGGAAAAATAGTGGTCCTGACTTGATCAAATTAGCAGACTATCATCATAACTACCCAGAGCATGATTTTATTGCTGCCGGAGGGGTTCGCCATGTAAAAGATTTATTGCAACTCAAAAAGATCGGTATCGAAATAGCCCTGGTTGCCAGTGCATTACATAATAGAAGTCTGACAAGCCGTGATATCGAGCAACTAAATTAA
- the kdsB gene encoding 3-deoxy-manno-octulosonate cytidylyltransferase, giving the protein MNSEFKVVIPARYGSSRLPGKPLINIAGKAMILHVCDRAKAAGAAEIVVATDDVRILDAVKNYGFDALMTSDQHNSGTERLAEVAAVYQWNTEDIIVNLQGDEPLIPAEYISLAANSLAQQNTAEVATLAAEVLLAEEIFNPNAVKVVVDKYHYALYFSRAAIPWDRKEFQQLDNVLIRKNTYLRHIGMYAYRVGFLQRYVQWETSILEKIEMLEQLRILWEGEKILVAKVSTAPEAGVDTEEDLLRVEQRMIQSLGKSNT; this is encoded by the coding sequence ATGAATAGTGAATTTAAGGTCGTTATTCCTGCAAGATATGGATCTTCCAGATTACCAGGAAAACCCTTAATAAATATCGCCGGAAAAGCGATGATTCTGCATGTCTGTGACCGGGCTAAAGCAGCTGGAGCAGCAGAGATAGTTGTTGCAACTGATGATGTAAGAATATTGGATGCAGTAAAAAACTACGGTTTTGATGCGCTAATGACGAGTGACCAGCATAATAGCGGCACAGAGAGATTGGCTGAAGTTGCTGCAGTTTATCAATGGAATACAGAGGATATTATTGTTAATTTGCAGGGCGATGAACCACTTATTCCTGCTGAATATATTTCTTTGGCAGCTAACTCTCTAGCCCAACAAAATACTGCTGAGGTTGCAACTTTAGCTGCTGAAGTATTATTAGCTGAAGAAATATTTAACCCCAATGCGGTTAAGGTCGTGGTAGATAAATATCACTACGCGCTTTATTTTAGCCGAGCTGCTATTCCTTGGGATCGAAAAGAATTCCAGCAACTAGATAATGTATTAATTAGAAAAAATACTTATTTAAGACATATAGGTATGTATGCTTATCGAGTTGGCTTTTTACAACGCTATGTGCAGTGGGAAACCTCCATACTAGAAAAAATAGAGATGCTTGAGCAATTAAGAATTCTCTGGGAAGGGGAGAAAATATTAGTCGCAAAAGTCAGTACGGCACCAGAGGCTGGTGTTGATACGGAAGAAGACTTACTAAGAGTAGAGCAACGGATGATTCAGTCACTAGGAAAAAGCAATACTTAG
- a CDS encoding Trm112 family protein, with amino-acid sequence MDNKLLEILACPICKSPLIYDKNAQELICKADRLAFPIRDDIPVMLEDEARTLSREEIEQL; translated from the coding sequence ATGGATAATAAATTATTAGAAATTCTGGCTTGCCCGATTTGTAAAAGCCCGTTAATTTACGACAAGAATGCACAGGAACTTATTTGTAAAGCAGACCGTCTTGCTTTTCCGATAAGAGATGATATTCCGGTTATGCTTGAAGACGAAGCAAGAACTTTAAGTCGTGAAGAAATTGAACAATTGTAA
- the rpoH gene encoding RNA polymerase sigma factor RpoH — MPNSLALPITLTAKNFDSYLNVIGQTNKLNTEEERALAILYRDNEDLEAAKQLVMANLRFVAHVARGYNGYGLPMNDIVQEGNIGLMKAVKRFDPDLGVRLVSFAVHWIRAEIHEYVIKNWRIVKVATTKSQRKIFFNLRKSKKQLGWLSKEEAEAIAANLDVDIKTVYEMETRLDGKDMAFDLPESSSSEESYSAPVSYLQQHNADPALLLESADWQEHKEALLSSALQGLDERSQDIVASRWLTEKKMTLHELAERYNVSAERIRQLEKNAMKKLKGAVSITA; from the coding sequence ATGCCTAATTCATTAGCCTTACCTATTACTTTAACAGCTAAGAACTTTGATTCTTATCTAAACGTGATTGGTCAAACTAATAAATTAAATACTGAAGAAGAGCGAGCGCTTGCCATACTCTATAGAGATAACGAGGATCTTGAGGCTGCGAAACAACTTGTTATGGCAAATTTGCGCTTTGTTGCCCATGTAGCACGGGGATACAATGGCTATGGCTTACCTATGAACGATATTGTTCAAGAAGGTAATATTGGTTTAATGAAAGCAGTAAAGCGCTTTGATCCTGATTTAGGCGTGCGCCTGGTTTCTTTTGCAGTACACTGGATTCGAGCTGAAATACATGAATATGTCATTAAAAACTGGCGTATAGTCAAAGTTGCCACTACCAAGTCGCAACGAAAGATTTTTTTCAACTTAAGAAAATCCAAGAAACAACTTGGCTGGCTCTCAAAAGAGGAAGCTGAAGCTATTGCTGCAAATCTGGATGTAGACATTAAAACCGTTTACGAAATGGAAACGCGTCTTGATGGGAAAGATATGGCGTTTGACCTGCCTGAATCCAGTTCTAGTGAAGAGTCTTATAGTGCACCTGTTTCTTATTTGCAACAGCACAATGCGGATCCAGCCTTATTACTGGAAAGTGCTGACTGGCAAGAACATAAAGAAGCCCTTTTAAGCAGCGCCTTACAGGGTCTGGATGAACGCAGCCAGGATATTGTAGCCAGTCGCTGGCTAACAGAAAAAAAGATGACATTGCATGAACTGGCTGAACGCTATAACGTGTCAGCTGAACGTATTAGGCAATTGGAAAAAAATGCCATGAAAAAACTAAAAGGGGCTGTCAGTATTACCGCTTAA
- a CDS encoding FimV/HubP family polar landmark protein, with amino-acid sequence MAAHSLGVGEIKLHSTLNQKLNAEIALSLSAGEHVDDIRVNLATPDQFEKLGIAWNYFISKVKFKPIVKSNGKTVIQVTSDQVLQEPILDFLVEVSWPNGEIYKEYTVLIDPPVVYQQGITDMAVVPTVNPQKSSNLAETEPTTQNDFNSLTVKDEYGPTTRNDSLWKVAEKVNQYEDVSVEQMMMALYKANPTVFYKKNVNALMAGETLKIPQKTEIIKLSKAQARSQFNRQMVAWEGRIAEEPEHIVVSELEPQVQEASDSSTKLTLESPSEDAIAQSAALTANTTEAENLATENLQLQERLANLEKQFAIMQEIMAIKDQQLAAMQNAQLAPELKYDTSLDQNILGNTEGIEEQENSETISAEPSASIESTVQAEQDINSQEYTAKNVSLAKEELKQTSVDKGQADNDSGINYFYFGTGLLVLFGFSWLLGRRRQTEEEINENSIFSSARKISAAGTQEKITLPVLDKNDSYDIGAVGESSFLSEFAPGDFDVFESDHAEVDPSSETDVYLAYGRYQQAEALMRHAIADHPEKDEYKLKLLEIFYASENKVGFENYANELVALGMQTDIDFWSKVSEMGKELIPDCILFSTGQGEAEFEAIGVPPDDYLNASHNIANDNIGLVAEAISKSDSKDSKSIEADFDLNSLSIVDSVDTNNKVNLDKADITEIDQDIESIDFDLSRFESIETSDNNEPDLVSDLETIDFNSSDITEPKNGSESVKLAENNDFDFDFDFDEVPAASAIETTDSVKNDTEVSDLTDMDEFETKIDLAKAYIDMGDDAAAKSIAQEVLAQGNDAQKLEAQTIIDRLS; translated from the coding sequence GCAGCGCATTCTTTAGGTGTTGGTGAAATAAAACTACATTCGACTTTAAATCAAAAGCTAAATGCTGAAATAGCCTTATCTTTAAGTGCTGGTGAGCATGTCGATGATATCAGGGTAAATTTGGCTACGCCAGATCAATTTGAAAAGTTAGGTATTGCCTGGAATTACTTTATATCCAAGGTTAAATTCAAGCCTATTGTGAAATCTAATGGAAAAACTGTTATCCAAGTAACATCTGATCAGGTTTTGCAGGAACCTATTCTGGATTTTTTGGTAGAAGTTAGTTGGCCTAATGGTGAAATATATAAAGAGTATACAGTTTTAATAGATCCCCCTGTTGTTTATCAACAAGGTATAACTGATATGGCGGTTGTGCCAACAGTTAATCCTCAAAAAAGCAGCAACCTTGCTGAGACTGAGCCTACCACGCAAAATGATTTTAATAGCCTGACAGTAAAGGATGAATATGGACCTACTACGAGAAATGATTCTTTGTGGAAAGTTGCTGAAAAAGTTAATCAGTATGAAGATGTTTCCGTAGAACAAATGATGATGGCTTTGTATAAAGCAAATCCGACAGTATTTTATAAGAAAAATGTTAATGCTTTAATGGCGGGAGAAACATTAAAAATTCCCCAAAAAACTGAGATTATTAAGTTATCTAAAGCACAGGCTCGTAGCCAGTTTAATAGACAGATGGTGGCCTGGGAAGGTAGGATTGCTGAGGAACCAGAGCATATCGTTGTATCTGAGTTAGAACCACAGGTACAAGAAGCGAGTGATAGCAGCACTAAATTAACATTGGAATCACCTAGCGAAGATGCAATTGCTCAGTCTGCGGCTCTAACAGCAAATACTACTGAGGCGGAAAATTTAGCCACTGAAAATTTGCAATTACAGGAACGGCTGGCTAATCTGGAAAAACAATTTGCCATCATGCAAGAAATAATGGCTATTAAAGATCAGCAACTGGCGGCGATGCAAAATGCGCAACTTGCACCAGAATTAAAATATGATACGAGTTTAGATCAGAATATTTTGGGTAATACAGAGGGAATTGAAGAGCAGGAAAATTCTGAGACAATAAGTGCTGAACCAAGCGCATCAATAGAATCGACTGTTCAAGCTGAACAAGATATTAATAGCCAGGAATATACTGCGAAAAATGTTTCATTAGCTAAAGAAGAGTTGAAACAAACTTCTGTTGATAAAGGGCAAGCTGATAATGATTCTGGGATTAATTATTTTTACTTCGGTACGGGGCTTTTAGTTCTTTTTGGGTTTAGCTGGTTGCTTGGGCGTAGGCGTCAAACAGAAGAAGAGATTAATGAAAACAGTATATTTTCATCTGCACGTAAAATATCTGCTGCAGGGACACAGGAAAAAATAACGCTTCCTGTGCTAGATAAAAATGACTCTTATGATATTGGTGCCGTAGGTGAAAGCTCTTTTTTAAGTGAATTTGCACCGGGTGATTTTGATGTATTTGAATCCGATCACGCAGAAGTTGACCCAAGTTCAGAAACCGATGTATATCTTGCGTATGGTCGATATCAACAAGCTGAAGCATTAATGCGTCATGCTATTGCAGATCATCCTGAGAAAGATGAATATAAATTAAAACTTCTGGAAATATTTTATGCGAGTGAAAATAAAGTTGGGTTTGAGAATTATGCAAATGAGTTAGTTGCCTTAGGAATGCAAACTGATATTGATTTTTGGTCTAAAGTTTCAGAAATGGGTAAAGAGCTTATTCCAGATTGTATTTTATTTTCTACCGGTCAGGGCGAAGCAGAATTTGAAGCCATTGGTGTACCCCCTGATGATTACTTAAATGCATCACATAATATTGCTAATGATAATATAGGGTTAGTTGCTGAGGCAATATCTAAGTCGGATAGTAAAGATAGTAAATCAATTGAAGCTGATTTTGACTTAAATTCACTATCTATAGTGGATAGTGTTGATACAAATAATAAGGTGAATTTAGATAAGGCAGATATTACCGAAATTGATCAGGATATTGAAAGTATTGATTTTGATTTAAGTCGGTTTGAATCTATAGAAACCTCGGATAATAACGAGCCAGATTTAGTATCCGATCTGGAAACTATTGATTTTAACAGTAGTGATATAACTGAGCCGAAGAATGGATCTGAGTCAGTAAAGTTAGCTGAAAATAATGATTTTGACTTTGACTTTGATTTTGATGAGGTTCCCGCTGCGTCAGCTATCGAAACAACTGACTCAGTTAAAAATGATACAGAAGTTTCAGATTTAACAGATATGGATGAATTTGAGACAAAAATAGATTTGGCTAAAGCTTATATTGATATGGGGGATGATGCTGCAGCAAAATCGATTGCTCAAGAAGTACTGGCGCAAGGTAATGATGCGCAAAAACTTGAAGCACAAACCATTATAGACAGATTAAGTTAG